One Apostichopus japonicus isolate 1M-3 chromosome 14, ASM3797524v1, whole genome shotgun sequence genomic window carries:
- the LOC139979978 gene encoding dnaJ homolog subfamily A member 3, mitochondrial-like isoform X1 codes for MACYRIPVRSISYFRSSGFLRKIGAHSSPLCNKCTYFVSSSVLGYQYPTKEGFLKGKLDERRQFIHSGNQHFAGKDLYKILGVPKSATQKDIKKSYYELAKKYHPDKNKGDETAAKKFSEVAEAYETLGDETRRQEYDTYGQSGFGGAAGGTGGFQGQWQQANIDPEELFRRIFGNNAFDPRAGFEESVFGNFSDAHEVMMDLTFSEAARGVNKEINIRMEDSCERCKGARAEPGTKTTKCHRCNGTGQETVNTGPFVMRTTCRQCRGMRVIITVPCNDCRGSGTTMQRKKVMVPVPAGVSDGQTVRMPVGNRELFISFRVARSNTFRRDGADVHSDAKISFTQAALGGTMKMKGIYDTISLNIPAGTQSHDRIRLPGKGISRINSHGYGDHYVHIKISVPKKLSAKQKSLLMVFAEEESGVSGTVNGLSKTQDGANIVTDDPDGTVARLRHTVHSPTTEEFAHKVAEDIDDKEDDTKRNKRNT; via the exons ATGGCGTGTTACAGAATCCCCGTCCGTTCAATATCTTACTTTCGTTCAAGCGGTTTTTTGAGGAAAATCGGTGCACATTCAAGTCCTCTCTGCAATAAATgcacatattttgtttcatcatCGGTTTTAGGGTATCAGTATCCAACGAAAGAAGGATTTTTGAAAG GTAAACTTGATGAACGGAGGCAATTCATTCACTCTGGAAACCAACACTTTGCAGGAAAAGATTTATACAAGATTCTTGGGGTACCAAAGTCAGCTACACAAAAGGATATAAAGAAGTCGTATTATGAG CTTGCAAAGAAGTACCACCCAGACAAAAACAAGGGGGATGAAACAGCTGCTAAGAAGTTTTCAGAAGTTGCAGAAGCGTACGAG ACTCTTGGAGATGAAACTCGTAGACAAGAGTATGACACCTATGGTCAGAGTGGATTTGGTGGTGCTGCGGGAGGAACAGGGG GCTTTCAAGGACAGTGGCAGCAGGCCAACATTGATCCGGAGGAATTATTCCGCAGAATATTTGGAAACAACGCGTTCGACCCCCGCGCTGGCTTTGAAGAATCTGTATTCGGCAATTTTAGTGATGCACACGAG GTGATGATGGACCTAACATTCAGTGAAGCTGCCCGTGGTGTGAACAAGGAAATCAATATCAGAATGGAGGATTCCTGTGAGCGGTGTAAAGGAGCACGAGCAGAACCGGGAACCAAAACCACCAAATGTCACAGATGTAACGGGACAGGACAG GAAACTGTCAATACCGGTCCATTTGTAATGAGGACCACCTGTAGGCAATGCAGGGGTATGAGGGTCATCATCACGGTACCGTGTAACGACTGTCGAGGGTCCGGCACTACCATGCAGAGGAAGAAAGTGATGGTCCCCGTACCAGCAG GAGTTTCTGATGGACAAACTGTACGGATGCCTGTAGGGAACAGAGAACTGTTCATCTCCTTCCGCGTGGCACGAAGTAATACATTTCGCAGAGACGGAGCAGATGTACACTCGGATGCGAAAATAAGCTTTACCCAAGCTGCCCTGGGAGGTACCATGAAAATGAAGGGGATTTATGATACCATTAGCCTCAAT ATACCAGCCGGTACTCAATCTCACGACAGAATACGACTCCCCGGTAAAGGGATTAGCAGAATTAACAGTCACGGATACGGCGACCATTACGTACACATCAAGATTAGCGTTCCAAA GAAACTCTCAGCTAAACAGAAATCACTCCTGATGGTCTTTGCGGAAGAAGAGTCTGGTGTCTCGGGCACTGTGAATGGACTAAGTAAAACACAAGATG GGGCTAACATAGTGACTGATGACCCAGATGgtaccgttgctaggttacgacATACAGTTCACTCGCCCACAACCGAAGAATTTGCTCACAAGGTGGCCGAAGACATCGACGACAAAGAGGACGACACAAAACGCAATAAACGTAACACCTGA
- the LOC139979800 gene encoding protocadherin-9-like isoform X2 — MDKARYSGCLLTSVILCLFFRWTNGDLTFDLPEESPAGYLVGNVAAGMEFEGNPDIRFQFASILRPNETFFSLDNLLGELRTVKIIDRELQCPDQRADSYCQKTLQVLIRDGASVNVINVYVNILDINDHTPSFSDNIINLAISESVSPGTQFPLELATDPDVGNNTIQSYRLSDDYDGLFELLVIQFPDGTIVNVQLKVTAGLDREFRASYAFYLEASDNGVSKKVGSALLNVTVLDANDHSPKFLQSQYSVDIPEDWGVGNSILTVQATDDDTGSNGKVVYSFAPSVPSSARALFEIDRNSGTIKTIGKLDYESKQVFQLSIQATNDVTNPIPDFSFVTVNIIDVNDNKPVMTVTPLDGEGRQANLSELSPPGTHVAFITVSDIDTDLNGEVSVSLLFHFDNFTLVEERPGQYFVKTVSYLDREEISIFNITVMAQDHGNPARFTRKKLVVFVEDVNDNYPYFVSDHLHASIRENNEVEDTVTTIVAFDDDDGMNSNIIFEMIGGEDLFFVNPITGVLRADVVFDRENISTSTFVVEACDQGVPVLCANTTVTVDIVDENDNSPVFVQDLYEVELSENNKVSDLIGIVEALDPDSGSNAEISYTLKHPKFRISKFSGSIYAQEMLDYEEQRMHSFVVTATDGGSPGRTGETRVVVTLLDENDNSPRVVFPDDRDNVRFIPLDAEPGFPVAQIESYDPDGGRNAMLSFEIESGNIFGSFGIRSNGKVVTAKRFKDFEERVFNISIRVTDGGIQPLSKVATLHVAVADRAFNESLPPSNFTERFNRTIFNFHLVTLPPQDKLVVADWLMVIVISLAGLAIFLLIIFLLLASSRCRKTEKPKRQYSVPNSRDKLYVNSPARSTASDVQSKCSDIDSVQPSIATSHSSIPSKNIIKWRQQAQQHQAVGREGRNDLRLGNQKMSTFGSNSDINTGSTASINSRRTPDPDQEVQRLLDKLRQTTSEITSDHSSEGDGRSSSHDSGNGGDSDRDTKDVSTSTIHGGSTTVPRGFTKQLGMPLADQDVSKRSTSMPMISLIGSNRTVRFQMNT; from the exons CAGTGATCCTTTGTCTCTTCTTTCGATGGACTAATGGTGATTTGACGTTTGATCTTCCAGAGGAATCACCAGCAGGTTACTTAGTCGGTAACGTCGCCGCTGGTATGGAATTTGAAGGGAATCCAGACATTCGTTTTCAATTTGCCTCAATTTTAAGACCAAACGAGACATTTTTCTCACTAGACAATCTGTTAGGGGAGCTAAGGACTGTCAAAATCATAGATCGTGAATTACAGTGTCCGGATCAACGAGCCGATTCCTACTGTCAAAAAACGCTACAAGTCTTGATTCGAGACGGTGCCAGTGTCAACGTCATAAACGTTTACGTCAATATCCTCGACATAAATGATCACACTCCATCCTTTAGCGACAACATTATCAATCTCGCTATATCGGAGTCCGTCAGTCCAGGGACCCAGTTCCCGTTAGAACTCGCCACTGATCCTGACGTAGGTAACAATACTATCCAATCTTATCGATTATCCGACGACTACGATGGTTTATTCGAACTACTAGTCATTCAGTTCCCAGATGGCACAATCGTCAACGTTCAACTAAAGGTAACTGCTGGACTTGATAGAGAATTTCGAGCCAGTTACGCTTTTTATCTAGAGGCATCGGATAATGGGGTATCTAAAAAAGTTGGATCGGCTTTGCTTAATGTCACCGTCTTGGATGCTAACGATCATTCACCAAAGTTTCTACAGAGCCAGTACTCTGTCGACATTCCGGAGGATTGGGGTGTCGGCAACTCCATCTTAACCGTTCAAGCAACCGACGATGACACGGGGTCGAACGGAAAAGTGGTCTACTCGTTTGCTCCCAGCGTCCCTTCAAGCGCAAGAGCTCTGTTTGAGATTGATCGGAACTCGGGTACCAtcaaaactattgggaaattgGACTATGAATCTAAGCAAGTGTTCCAACTGAGCATACAAGCGACCAATGATGTTACCAACCCGATTCCAGATTTCTCTTTCGTCACCGTCAACATCATCGACGTAAATGATAACAAGCCGGTAATGACCGTCACTCCTTTAGATGGGGAGGGACGGCAAGCTAACCTGTCGGAGCTCTCTCCTCCAGGAACACACGTAGCATTCATAACGGTATCAGACATCGATACCGACTTGAACGGTGAAGTATCCGTATCGTTGCTGTtccattttgataattttactcTCGTAGAAGAGCGACCAGGACAGTATTTTGTCAAAACCGTTTCGTACCTCGACCGCGAGGAAATCAGTATCTTTAACATAACTGTGATGGCCCAAGATCATGGAAATCCTGCTCGATTCACTCGCAAGAAGTTGGTAGTCTTTGTGGAAGATGTCAATGACAATTATCCGTACTTTGTATCGGATCATCTTCACGCTTCAATTCGGGAAAATAATGAAGTTGAAGACACTGTGACAACTATCGTTGCCTTTGACGACGACGACGGCATGAATTCAAACATTATTTTCGAAATGATTGGTGGTGAAGATCTGTTCTTCGTCAATCCGATCACAGGAGTGCTTAGAGCAGACGTGGTCTTTGATCGAGAAAATATATCGACATCTACGTTTGTGGTAGAAGCCTGCGATCAAGGTGTCCCCGTCTTGTGCGCCAACACTACCGTTACGGTCGACATTGTTGACGAGAACGACAATTCTCCTGTCTTTGTACAGGATCTTTACGAAGTTGAGCTTTCAGAAAACAATAAAGTCAGTGACCTCATTGGAATAGTTGAAGCACTCGACCCAGATTCCGGTAGCAATGCAGAGATATCGTACACCCTGAAACACCCCAAATTTcgcatttcaaaattttccgGTAGTATTTATGCTCAAGAAATGCTCGATTATGAAGAACAGCGGATGCATTCTTTCGTAGTCACTGCCACTGACGGCGGCAGCCCTGGTAGGACCGGAGAGACCCGTGTCGTAGTGACGCTGTTGGATGAAAATGATAACTCGCCTCGCGTCGTCTTTCCAGACGATAGGGACAACGTACGATTTATCCCACTTGATGCAGAGCCGGGATTTCCCGTCGCTCAGATTGAAAGCTACGACCCAGATGGCGGACGAAATGCTATGTTATCATTCGAAATCGAAAGTGGCAACATATTTGGTTCATTTGGGATCCGATCGAATGGAAAAGTAGTAACAGCTAAGCGCTTTAAAGATTTTGAAGAGCGGGTTTTCAATATTTCTATCAGAGTGACCGATGGTGGAATACAACCACTATCAAAAGTTGCTACTCTGCATGTCGCAGTCGCTGATCGAGCATTCAACGAATCTCTGCCGCCATCGAATTTCACGGAACGATTCAATCGAACCATCTTTAATTTTCACTTAGTCACGTTACCTCCACAAGATAAACTAGTAGTGGCTGATTGGTTGATGGTGATAGTCATTTCGTTAGCAGGGCTGGCAATCTTCCTTTTAATCATTTTCCTTCTGTTAGCATCCAGTCGGTGTCGAAAGACAGAAAAGCCTAAACGTCAGTATTCAGTCCCCAACAGTCGGGACAAACTGTACGTCAATAGCCCCGCTCGAAGCACCGCTTCCGATGTTCAATCCAAATGTTCCGATATCGATTCGGTGCAACCATCAATTGCTACCTCTCATTCATCGATACCatcaaaaaatattataaagtgGCGACAACAGGCTCAACAACACCAAGCTGTTGGAAGAGAAGGCCGTAACGATCTACGTCTCGGGAATCAGAAGATGTCAACATTCGGGAGTAACTCGGATATTAACACCGGTAGCACTGCATCGATCAATTCTAGGAGGACCCCGGATCCAGATCAAGAA GTACAACGACTTCTTGACAAGCTTCGTCAGACCACCTCCGAGATTACGAGTGATCATTCATCGGAAGGTGACGGTAGAAGCAGCAGTCACGATAGCGGAAACGGCGGTGACAGTGATCGCGATACTAAAGATGTATCAACATCTACGATACACGGTGGTTCAACGACAGTGCCAAGGGGATTCACTAAACAGCTTGGCATGCCACTCGCTGATCAGGATGTCTCCAAGAGGTCCACCTCTATGCCAATGATTTCTTTAATAGGATCCAATAGAA CCGTTCGATTTCAAATGAATACATGA
- the LOC139979980 gene encoding somatostatin receptor type 2-like, which yields MAAVNYNESDCFVLNVSTYSHSMVSDYFLYKKVEEVIFKIVLPIVIAFGFFGNACFLFVIWRVPRTRTVTNMYLSHLSVADMLFLFFGAGEKVVRVFVSPVVVDRYFFSQFGCIIVIFILNVSSIASLFLVTLVTAERYYAISRPVKHRLMAGKPRTLKFITTAWIISVLISITIVPSHSVFSTYCFVWPDDDLYVNFPPIIGVCDNIQPWWTDYANGMQTIPFFVALFLNFYMYFAIIVSLYNHVDPSSSVSASATRMRLVVSWMVIFNGVVFFCCNALFNLISAMFMVSSLAGNTTVAMQWYHAVSPFHVLLLYINSMVNPFIYGATNKRLRKAFIASMGCAGQGITSSDDSTHHHTFSMTLKN from the coding sequence ATGGCAGCAGTCAATTACAACGAGTCAGATTGTTTTGTGTTAAATGTATCAACATACAGCCACTCCATGGTATCGGATTATTTCTTATATAAGAAAGTCGAAGAAGTCATTTTTAAGATTGTCCTCCCAATTGTTATCGCCTTTGGTTTCTTCGGCAAcgcatgttttctttttgttatttgGCGCGTTCCACGAACGAGAACGGTGACGAACATGTACCTCTCTCATCTGTCGGTAGCCGATATGctctttttgtttttcggtGCAGGAGAAAAAGTCGTACGTGTCTTCGTTTCGCCCGTCGTAGTCGACCGTTATTTTTTCTCTCAGTTTGGATGCATCATCGTAATCTTTATTCTTAATGTGTCATCGATTGCGTCACTTTTCTTGGTAACCTTGGTTACAGCAGAACGGTACTACGCTATCAGTCGTCCAGTAAAGCATCGTCTTATGGCGGGAAAACCTCGGACGCTTAAATTCATTACCACAGCTTGGATCATATCTGTTTTGATATCGATCACAATTGTGCCCAGTCATTCTGTGTTCTCCACGTATTGCTTCGTCTGGCCGGACGACGATTTGTATGTAAATTTCCCGCCAATAATTGGCGTATGCGATAACATACAACCATGGTGGACGGATTATGCGAATGGTATGCAAACGATACCATTTTTCGTAGCACTGTTCTTAAATTTCTACATGTACTTTGCAATCATTGTAAGCCTGTACAATCATGTCGATCCTTCTAGCTCTGTATCAGCCTCGGCAACACGCATGCGCCTTGTGGTATCGTGGATGGTGATCTTCAATGGAGTTGTTTTCTTTTGCTGTAATGCCCTCTTTAATCTCATCTCTGCCATGTTTATGGTCTCTTCGTTGGCTGGTAACACTACCGTGGCCATGCAATGGTACCATGCAGTATCACCATTCCACGTTCTATTGCTTTACATTAATTCCATGGTTAACCCATTTATTTATGGCGCCACCAACAAACGTTTGCGTAAAGCTTTCATTGCGTCAATGGGATGCGCCGGACAAGGTATTACGTCATCGGATGATTCAACACACCACCACACTTTCTCGATGACCTTGAAGAATTAG
- the LOC139979978 gene encoding dnaJ homolog subfamily A member 3, mitochondrial-like isoform X2, with translation MACYRIPVRSISYFRSSGFLRKIGAHSSPLCNKCTYFVSSSVLGYQYPTKEGFLKGKLDERRQFIHSGNQHFAGKDLYKILGVPKSATQKDIKKSYYELAKKYHPDKNKGDETAAKKFSEVAEAYETLGDETRRQEYDTYGQSGFGGAAGGTGGFQGQWQQANIDPEELFRRIFGNNAFDPRAGFEESVFGNFSDAHEVMMDLTFSEAARGVNKEINIRMEDSCERCKGARAEPGTKTTKCHRCNGTGQETVNTGPFVMRTTCRQCRGMRVIITVPCNDCRGSGTTMQRKKVMVPVPAGVSDGQTVRMPVGNRELFISFRVARSNTFRRDGADVHSDAKISFTQAALGGTMKMKGIYDTISLNIPAGTQSHDRIRLPGKGISRINSHGYGDHYVHIKISVPKKLSAKQKSLLMVFAEEESGVSGTVNGLSKTQDDKNKEDIPDNDGEDGEEGQKEEGFFTRLARRLATGSYK, from the exons ATGGCGTGTTACAGAATCCCCGTCCGTTCAATATCTTACTTTCGTTCAAGCGGTTTTTTGAGGAAAATCGGTGCACATTCAAGTCCTCTCTGCAATAAATgcacatattttgtttcatcatCGGTTTTAGGGTATCAGTATCCAACGAAAGAAGGATTTTTGAAAG GTAAACTTGATGAACGGAGGCAATTCATTCACTCTGGAAACCAACACTTTGCAGGAAAAGATTTATACAAGATTCTTGGGGTACCAAAGTCAGCTACACAAAAGGATATAAAGAAGTCGTATTATGAG CTTGCAAAGAAGTACCACCCAGACAAAAACAAGGGGGATGAAACAGCTGCTAAGAAGTTTTCAGAAGTTGCAGAAGCGTACGAG ACTCTTGGAGATGAAACTCGTAGACAAGAGTATGACACCTATGGTCAGAGTGGATTTGGTGGTGCTGCGGGAGGAACAGGGG GCTTTCAAGGACAGTGGCAGCAGGCCAACATTGATCCGGAGGAATTATTCCGCAGAATATTTGGAAACAACGCGTTCGACCCCCGCGCTGGCTTTGAAGAATCTGTATTCGGCAATTTTAGTGATGCACACGAG GTGATGATGGACCTAACATTCAGTGAAGCTGCCCGTGGTGTGAACAAGGAAATCAATATCAGAATGGAGGATTCCTGTGAGCGGTGTAAAGGAGCACGAGCAGAACCGGGAACCAAAACCACCAAATGTCACAGATGTAACGGGACAGGACAG GAAACTGTCAATACCGGTCCATTTGTAATGAGGACCACCTGTAGGCAATGCAGGGGTATGAGGGTCATCATCACGGTACCGTGTAACGACTGTCGAGGGTCCGGCACTACCATGCAGAGGAAGAAAGTGATGGTCCCCGTACCAGCAG GAGTTTCTGATGGACAAACTGTACGGATGCCTGTAGGGAACAGAGAACTGTTCATCTCCTTCCGCGTGGCACGAAGTAATACATTTCGCAGAGACGGAGCAGATGTACACTCGGATGCGAAAATAAGCTTTACCCAAGCTGCCCTGGGAGGTACCATGAAAATGAAGGGGATTTATGATACCATTAGCCTCAAT ATACCAGCCGGTACTCAATCTCACGACAGAATACGACTCCCCGGTAAAGGGATTAGCAGAATTAACAGTCACGGATACGGCGACCATTACGTACACATCAAGATTAGCGTTCCAAA GAAACTCTCAGCTAAACAGAAATCACTCCTGATGGTCTTTGCGGAAGAAGAGTCTGGTGTCTCGGGCACTGTGAATGGACTAAGTAAAACACAAGATG ACAAAAATAAGGAAGATATACCCGACAATGATGGTGAGGATGGTGAGGAAGGGCAAAAAGAGGAGGGTTTCTTTACGAGATTAGCGAGAAGACTAGCAACGGGATCATATAAATAG
- the LOC139979800 gene encoding protocadherin-1-like isoform X1: MDKARYSGCLLTSVILCLFFRWTNGDLTFDLPEESPAGYLVGNVAAGMEFEGNPDIRFQFASILRPNETFFSLDNLLGELRTVKIIDRELQCPDQRADSYCQKTLQVLIRDGASVNVINVYVNILDINDHTPSFSDNIINLAISESVSPGTQFPLELATDPDVGNNTIQSYRLSDDYDGLFELLVIQFPDGTIVNVQLKVTAGLDREFRASYAFYLEASDNGVSKKVGSALLNVTVLDANDHSPKFLQSQYSVDIPEDWGVGNSILTVQATDDDTGSNGKVVYSFAPSVPSSARALFEIDRNSGTIKTIGKLDYESKQVFQLSIQATNDVTNPIPDFSFVTVNIIDVNDNKPVMTVTPLDGEGRQANLSELSPPGTHVAFITVSDIDTDLNGEVSVSLLFHFDNFTLVEERPGQYFVKTVSYLDREEISIFNITVMAQDHGNPARFTRKKLVVFVEDVNDNYPYFVSDHLHASIRENNEVEDTVTTIVAFDDDDGMNSNIIFEMIGGEDLFFVNPITGVLRADVVFDRENISTSTFVVEACDQGVPVLCANTTVTVDIVDENDNSPVFVQDLYEVELSENNKVSDLIGIVEALDPDSGSNAEISYTLKHPKFRISKFSGSIYAQEMLDYEEQRMHSFVVTATDGGSPGRTGETRVVVTLLDENDNSPRVVFPDDRDNVRFIPLDAEPGFPVAQIESYDPDGGRNAMLSFEIESGNIFGSFGIRSNGKVVTAKRFKDFEERVFNISIRVTDGGIQPLSKVATLHVAVADRAFNESLPPSNFTERFNRTIFNFHLVTLPPQDKLVVADWLMVIVISLAGLAIFLLIIFLLLASSRCRKTEKPKRQYSVPNSRDKLYVNSPARSTASDVQSKCSDIDSVQPSIATSHSSIPSKNIIKWRQQAQQHQAVGREGRNDLRLGNQKMSTFGSNSDINTGSTASINSRRTPDPDQEVQRLLDKLRQTTSEITSDHSSEGDGRSSSHDSGNGGDSDRDTKDVSTSTIHGGSTTVPRGFTKQLGMPLADQDVSKRSTSMPMISLIGSNRKNSPDFQKGPRCTPECSSFGHSEHCWSSHNPQGVSKSKSVSFSPYPDEYEIKDRNDNRVEDRRSTPSYGVGRSEAAVLLNRIRQSPTTSYAESTNSDPGRYDRSYEDSRKPVNAANLSPIREHPEERRNRQRRHSNKRRTQGDRALHTRASRLTGRLGHSRDRPEDTETFALHNRTPSTGSYEGGADSVSHSSVDSIKVRPPAPYLDVVDSDDEYSDHHVDKRCMESTDDMDGTYRDWV, from the exons CAGTGATCCTTTGTCTCTTCTTTCGATGGACTAATGGTGATTTGACGTTTGATCTTCCAGAGGAATCACCAGCAGGTTACTTAGTCGGTAACGTCGCCGCTGGTATGGAATTTGAAGGGAATCCAGACATTCGTTTTCAATTTGCCTCAATTTTAAGACCAAACGAGACATTTTTCTCACTAGACAATCTGTTAGGGGAGCTAAGGACTGTCAAAATCATAGATCGTGAATTACAGTGTCCGGATCAACGAGCCGATTCCTACTGTCAAAAAACGCTACAAGTCTTGATTCGAGACGGTGCCAGTGTCAACGTCATAAACGTTTACGTCAATATCCTCGACATAAATGATCACACTCCATCCTTTAGCGACAACATTATCAATCTCGCTATATCGGAGTCCGTCAGTCCAGGGACCCAGTTCCCGTTAGAACTCGCCACTGATCCTGACGTAGGTAACAATACTATCCAATCTTATCGATTATCCGACGACTACGATGGTTTATTCGAACTACTAGTCATTCAGTTCCCAGATGGCACAATCGTCAACGTTCAACTAAAGGTAACTGCTGGACTTGATAGAGAATTTCGAGCCAGTTACGCTTTTTATCTAGAGGCATCGGATAATGGGGTATCTAAAAAAGTTGGATCGGCTTTGCTTAATGTCACCGTCTTGGATGCTAACGATCATTCACCAAAGTTTCTACAGAGCCAGTACTCTGTCGACATTCCGGAGGATTGGGGTGTCGGCAACTCCATCTTAACCGTTCAAGCAACCGACGATGACACGGGGTCGAACGGAAAAGTGGTCTACTCGTTTGCTCCCAGCGTCCCTTCAAGCGCAAGAGCTCTGTTTGAGATTGATCGGAACTCGGGTACCAtcaaaactattgggaaattgGACTATGAATCTAAGCAAGTGTTCCAACTGAGCATACAAGCGACCAATGATGTTACCAACCCGATTCCAGATTTCTCTTTCGTCACCGTCAACATCATCGACGTAAATGATAACAAGCCGGTAATGACCGTCACTCCTTTAGATGGGGAGGGACGGCAAGCTAACCTGTCGGAGCTCTCTCCTCCAGGAACACACGTAGCATTCATAACGGTATCAGACATCGATACCGACTTGAACGGTGAAGTATCCGTATCGTTGCTGTtccattttgataattttactcTCGTAGAAGAGCGACCAGGACAGTATTTTGTCAAAACCGTTTCGTACCTCGACCGCGAGGAAATCAGTATCTTTAACATAACTGTGATGGCCCAAGATCATGGAAATCCTGCTCGATTCACTCGCAAGAAGTTGGTAGTCTTTGTGGAAGATGTCAATGACAATTATCCGTACTTTGTATCGGATCATCTTCACGCTTCAATTCGGGAAAATAATGAAGTTGAAGACACTGTGACAACTATCGTTGCCTTTGACGACGACGACGGCATGAATTCAAACATTATTTTCGAAATGATTGGTGGTGAAGATCTGTTCTTCGTCAATCCGATCACAGGAGTGCTTAGAGCAGACGTGGTCTTTGATCGAGAAAATATATCGACATCTACGTTTGTGGTAGAAGCCTGCGATCAAGGTGTCCCCGTCTTGTGCGCCAACACTACCGTTACGGTCGACATTGTTGACGAGAACGACAATTCTCCTGTCTTTGTACAGGATCTTTACGAAGTTGAGCTTTCAGAAAACAATAAAGTCAGTGACCTCATTGGAATAGTTGAAGCACTCGACCCAGATTCCGGTAGCAATGCAGAGATATCGTACACCCTGAAACACCCCAAATTTcgcatttcaaaattttccgGTAGTATTTATGCTCAAGAAATGCTCGATTATGAAGAACAGCGGATGCATTCTTTCGTAGTCACTGCCACTGACGGCGGCAGCCCTGGTAGGACCGGAGAGACCCGTGTCGTAGTGACGCTGTTGGATGAAAATGATAACTCGCCTCGCGTCGTCTTTCCAGACGATAGGGACAACGTACGATTTATCCCACTTGATGCAGAGCCGGGATTTCCCGTCGCTCAGATTGAAAGCTACGACCCAGATGGCGGACGAAATGCTATGTTATCATTCGAAATCGAAAGTGGCAACATATTTGGTTCATTTGGGATCCGATCGAATGGAAAAGTAGTAACAGCTAAGCGCTTTAAAGATTTTGAAGAGCGGGTTTTCAATATTTCTATCAGAGTGACCGATGGTGGAATACAACCACTATCAAAAGTTGCTACTCTGCATGTCGCAGTCGCTGATCGAGCATTCAACGAATCTCTGCCGCCATCGAATTTCACGGAACGATTCAATCGAACCATCTTTAATTTTCACTTAGTCACGTTACCTCCACAAGATAAACTAGTAGTGGCTGATTGGTTGATGGTGATAGTCATTTCGTTAGCAGGGCTGGCAATCTTCCTTTTAATCATTTTCCTTCTGTTAGCATCCAGTCGGTGTCGAAAGACAGAAAAGCCTAAACGTCAGTATTCAGTCCCCAACAGTCGGGACAAACTGTACGTCAATAGCCCCGCTCGAAGCACCGCTTCCGATGTTCAATCCAAATGTTCCGATATCGATTCGGTGCAACCATCAATTGCTACCTCTCATTCATCGATACCatcaaaaaatattataaagtgGCGACAACAGGCTCAACAACACCAAGCTGTTGGAAGAGAAGGCCGTAACGATCTACGTCTCGGGAATCAGAAGATGTCAACATTCGGGAGTAACTCGGATATTAACACCGGTAGCACTGCATCGATCAATTCTAGGAGGACCCCGGATCCAGATCAAGAA GTACAACGACTTCTTGACAAGCTTCGTCAGACCACCTCCGAGATTACGAGTGATCATTCATCGGAAGGTGACGGTAGAAGCAGCAGTCACGATAGCGGAAACGGCGGTGACAGTGATCGCGATACTAAAGATGTATCAACATCTACGATACACGGTGGTTCAACGACAGTGCCAAGGGGATTCACTAAACAGCTTGGCATGCCACTCGCTGATCAGGATGTCTCCAAGAGGTCCACCTCTATGCCAATGATTTCTTTAATAGGATCCAATAGAA AAAATTCTCCTGACTTTCAGAAAGGACCAAGGTGTACCCCTGAATGTAGCTCATTTGGTCACAGTGAACATTGTTGGTCATCTCACAATCCCCAAGGTGTGTCCAAGTCTAAGTCGGTATCTTTCTCACCGTATCCAGATGAGTACGAGATCAAAGATAGAAATGACAACCGCGTGGAAGATAGAAGGTCAACCCCGAGTTACGGCGTCGGTCGATCGGAAGCTGCAGTATTACTCAACAGGATCAGGCAGTCGCCGACGACCTCCTATGCTGAGTCGACAAATAGCGACCCTGGGCGATATGATCGGTCGTACGAAGACTCTAGAAAGCCAGTCAATGCAGCTAATCTGTCTCCAATTCGAGAACATCCGGAAGAAAGGAGAAACAGACAAAGACGACATTCAAATAAGAGAAGGACTCAAGGGGATAGAGCGTTACATACACGGGCGTCTAGACTAACAGGACGTTTAGGTCATAGTCGGGACCGACCCGAGGACACAGAGACATTCGCACTACATAACAGGACGCCCTCTACTGGTAGTTATGAAGGTGGGGCCGATTCGGTTTCACATTCGTCGGTCGATTCGATCAAAGTGCGCCCTCCCGCGCCTTACCTCGACGTCGTCGATTCAGACGATGAATATTCAGATCACCACGTCGATAAACGCTGCATGGAAAGTACGGACGACATGGACGGAACGTATAGGGATTGGGTATGA